The Prosthecobacter sp. SYSU 5D2 nucleotide sequence AGACGATGTCCGCAGCACCAGGGCCCGTGCCGCCGGTGATGTTGTCCTGAAGAGAGCTGGCAGCCAGCGTCGTCGGGATCAGGAAAGGATTGTTCACGATGGAAAACCCGCTGCCGACATTGGCCGCGTGACGGCCAGTCACCACCTCGCCTGAAAGGCGCAGCGTGATGGCCGACCCCTCATCCTGCCGGGTCACCATGACACCGGAGCCGGATTCAATCACGGTATCACCCTGGTTTGCACCATCCGGTGCAGAAACCAATCTCCAGGCATTGGCGGAGGTGTTATAGAAGTAACCAATGATCTCGCCACCGCTGGTCAGGCTGACAATGTCAGCCACTGCCGGGGTGATGCCGCCGTGCAGACCTGCGCTGTTGTTGGCACCGAAGATGTCAGCAATCGTGGAAAGCTCATAGATGACAAAGCTGTCGCCGACGTTCGGGGCGGTGGACAGATCCGCTGTGACCTCCTGCCCGGCCTGGGCGGTAATGGTGGCGGAAAGGCCGTAGGCGTTGGTGCTGCCGGCAGCATGGCTGTTGCGGCTGGTGATCTTGATGGCGTAAGCAGAGCCGCTCACATCTGGCAGGACAGCCGGCGTGGAGGCCACTGTCAGGTTATCACCTGCGACGGCAGAGATGGTGCCATCGGCAACGATCTTGACGTTTGGCAGGGCCACAAGGGTGGTGGCGTTCTTCGGCAGTGTCAGGCTAATGGAACCTACGGTGCGGCTCATTGGCAGCATGTCAGACTGGCCACGTACCGTGCCGACGCAGAACGTCGTCAGGGCAAGCAGGGTTAACAAGGTGAGTGGAGGTCGAATCATTGTTTTGGTGTGAAGGCGGTGAATGAGCTGACTCAAGGTGAGAGCAGGCTGACCTGATATGAACCCACATCCCCCCTTGTCACAAAACCTCCAGGGTAACACTTTTGTCACCTTCACCGCGCCTCCGGCCACCACCGCTGCAGCCTGAGCCTGCGGCACCAATGCACGTCACAAAGGCAACCTGTTCTGAGCAACGTTTTCGACACGCAATCTGGCGGTTTTTCATACCTCATTACCGGAAAAATCTCATCGCACAGGGCCCACCACCTCCTCAGCGCCTTTGAGGCTGAGGATTTTGTCACGCAGGACCTCATCCGTCTGGATGACCTCCGGAAAGCGGGATGCGATCTGCTGATAATAAATCAGCGCTGCTTTCGGATTGGACCTGGCTTCATAATACCGCGCCAGGCCCAGCAGTTCACTCAGCTCCGCCGCACGCACCTCCGCAAGGCAGGACCTGGCCTGGGCCGCCTTGTCACTCTCCGGAAACCGGGCGATGAACCAGGCCAGCGCCACGGCTGCATTTTCACGCTGGTGCGGCCCGGTGCTGCGCATGCTCTTCCAGGATTTGTAGGCGATGTAGGCGGACTGGTAGCCGGCATCATCCGCCAGTTCATGCGAGGAATAGGTTTCGGCAAAATCTTCGTGGGCCGCGATGGCCTCCGTTTTCTCCCCGGCCTGCTCGCGGGCGATGGCCAGGTAATAATGCGCCTGGATGCCCACCTCGCTGTGCGGTCCGTTTTTGATGACCGTCTTCAGCATCTCCACCACGATCTCCGGCGGCAGGGGCTTTTTCTTTTTGACAGACTCCAGGTTAGTCCGCGCCTCTTTGCCCGATCCCAGGATGCGCTGCACCAGCTGCAGCTGGGCGGCGTGGGCTTTTTCAAAGTGGCCCGGCTGCTCGACGATGAGGCGGTTCAGCACCTCAAAGGCCGGCTCCGGGGAATCCTGGTGGATGTAGATCCGGTACATATCCCAGAGAGACAGGGCGGACCACTCGGTGCGCGGATGTTTTTTCAGCAGTGTCAGATAGCGGTCCAGAGCCTCGTCAGGGTCACCTTCGGACAACAGCTTTTGCGCACGCGCATAAAGTACACGCGCCTGGTCATCCTCCCGTCCAGGGCACGGGCCCGCGCAGACAAAAAAACAAAGCAGCCCTGCAAAAACAGGGCTGCGAAGAATGAAGGCTGTCAAAGCTCCTGAGCTCATTCGCCCGGCATATTCAGAGATTCCAGGACTGGCAGCGTGGCCGGACCGGTGCCAGGTGGAGGCAGTGTGCTGGGCTTGTACTGCTTGGCCAGTTGCTCGCTGGTCTTCTTGCCATAGGTCACGCGGCCCATGGTGACGTACACGCCACGCATGCTGTTGACCGGATTTTTCACCTGGGCTTCTGCGCCGGGGTAGAGGTTTTCGATCAGACCGGAGTTTGGCCCCAGGCAGTCAATGTGGGGGATGCCCGGCTCATCGCCAATGGTGTAGTCAAAGCTCAGCACCTGGTTGCCCAGATTGCGGAACTTGACCGTGTGCTCGATAGTCTCTTCATCAATCATGTCGCTGACGAGCTGGTAGCTCACCGGCTCATTGGCAAAGGCGAAACGCTGGGAGGAGACAGTCTTGCAAGAGGCAAGGGAGCCGATGGCAAGGACCAGAAAAAACAGGCGGGAGCAGTTCATGTGGGAGGGGAGAATGATGGGAAAACGAAACAGGTTTTAGTAGCGGTAACGGAAGCCGACCAGGTAGCCGTCGGTGGAGAATTCAGTGAGCTGGTCCAGGTCGCCAAAGCTCGTATCGCGGTATTCCACAAAGATGGAATATTGGTCTTTCCAGCTCCACTCCACGCCTGCATACCAGTTCCAGGTGTTGATGAATTCATCAATGCTGAACGGCGTGTCACGCGGGCTGTTCGTGCCGGTGCCGTTGAACTGGGCACGTGACTTGGCGGTCGCATTGCGATACCAGACCTGGCCGCCGCCCAGACCGCCACCGATGTAAGGTTTGAACCCGGCGGCAAACTTGCCGATGCGCGCCCGGTAACGGTACAGATCCAAAGCCAGGGTACCGTTGAGGGTAAACATCAGGGAGTTCATGTCCGTGGCGTAGGACACAGTGTCATCCGCCAGCCGTCCGCCCGCACCTGCCGCCTGGCGCGCGTCGTTGGACCGGCCGGTCAGCTCAGTGGCCATGAAAGTACCCTCCACATCCACAGATGCCAAGATGGGGAAGCGCTTCATCCGCCAGCTTTTACCCACTTCCATGCTGAAGATGGCCGCGCCGTCATTGTTATCCAGATTGAAGGAGCGGTCAGAGATTTTCACCCGGCCTTCCTGGCCATTGGAATCCCCCACAGCCACACCCACATAAGGACCAAATTTCCGCTTCACCGCCGCGGCCTCCCCACCACCAAGGGACTTCAGTTCAAGCTCAGCCGCCGGAGCAGCGGCGGCACAGAGTGAGAGGGCAAGCAGGGCTAGTGAACGCATGAGGGGAGTGAGAGTGGGACGGCGCTGTATTAATGCGCCTCACGCCCCGCATAAATCAGTTCCATGTGAAGAATTCGTCACAGACAAATCGCCGCAGAAATGTCACATCCAGGTCACACTGGACGCCTTGTTATGCGCGTCTTTATCTGGATCTGCCTCGCCCTTTTCACGACCCAGCTTGCTGCCCAGGAGCCTGCTGCCAAAGCCCCCCTGCCCTCCGCAGTGCTGGACCCCATCTCCCCGTCTGCCCCCACCGCCCCCACCGCCCCCGGAGAGCCCGCCCTGCCCAGCGAGGCCGGCTTTCCTGTGGATGTAAACAATTATGAAAACCCGCTCCTGCTTTTCCAGGGGGAAAAACGCGACCTGCCCCTGGCCGATGAGGACAACCTGGAACTGCTCCCGCCCATCTCCCCCTACCTGCCCGGGGAACCCGTGCCTGAGGTAGCGCCCGCGCGCCCGCTCACGGCGGAGGAAGAACAGCTCCGCGCCCTCGGCAGCAAGGTGGCCAGCTCCGTCGTCGGCATTCGCGTGTGGGATGAATTCGGCACTCAGCTCAGCAGCGGCATCGGTTTCTTTGTCAGCCCGGACGGCGTCATCCTCACGGACACTGGCCTTCTGCATCCGGAGATCGCCGCCAAGGTGGACTACATCACCACCATCGGCGCAGCCGGCACCAGCCACCGTATCATCGGCTTTTACCAGGCGGACCTCACCAGCGGTGTGACCCTCCTGCAAAGCGAATCTGAGGCAACCGTGCCGCTGGAAATGATGCCGGGCACCGACTTCTCCCAAGAACGCCCCTGCCATGTCCTGGCCGTTTCTGAAAAGCGCGGCCTGGTGCTCGCAGACGCCACCGTGCAGATGGATGCCGCCCTTACCGGCCAGGGCTGGCTGAACCTGCGCGGCACGGATTCCCCCGGCGGGGTCGGCTCCCCGGTGCTCAGTGCGGACGGCCGCGTCATGGCCATCGTCGGCATGAAAGTACCGCTGAAAAGCTGGATGAACTTTGCCCTGCCTTGCGATGCCGCCGCGCTGGCCATCCGCCAGCAGCGCGTGGCCCTGCAGCCGCTGAAAAACCTCCCCCAAAAACCGCGCATCAGCGAAGTGGTGGCCGATCCCGAATTCATCGCCGCCTTTAACACTCTCCAGCAAAAGCGCGTGGAAGCCGCCATGCGCCAGCTCGTGCAGCTCACCCGCAAGTATCCGCGCAGCGCAGAGTGCTGGGCCCTGCTCGGCCTCAGCGCCACCTACCTCGGCGCGGCTCCTGAGGCGCTGAACTGCCAGCGCAAAGCCGTGGCCCTGGACCCCAAAGCCGGCCTGTACTGGCATCAGCTCGCCTTTGCCAAACTGCGTGAGGCCAAAGACGGTCTCCCCACCAGCAGCGAGGATCTGGAGGCCCTGCAACTGGCCGTGGATCAGCGCCCCAACGACCAGCTCGCCTGGCTGCTGCTGGCCAGCCGCCATGTGCGCGATGGCGATCTAGGCAAAGCCGATGACGCCCTGCGCCGCGTGACCCTCCTCGCCCCCGACTACGCCCAGGCGCACTATCTCCAGGCCTACGTGCGCGGCCGTCTGCGGGACTACGATGCCGCCCAGGCCGCCATTTCCCAAAGCCTGAAGCTCAACGCCGGCTACTCCGAAGCCTGGTACTACCAAGGCCTCCTGCTGGACAAACGCAACGAACCCGCCGAGGCCGCCAAAGCCTACCGCAACACCGTCCGCCTCCGCCCGGACCACCCCCATGCCTGGATGAACCTGGCCCACGCCTATAAAAAAGCCGGCCGCAACAGCGAAGCCCGCGAGGCCTTCATGGAGCATCAAAAGCGCAAGTAGTTCAGTTGGGCCCCAACTGATTCTTAACCGCCCCACCCTTCCCTGCATGTACCCGCCTGCGAGCTGCGTACCTCTGCCTCATGATCATTGACTGTCACAATCATGTCGGCGTGGACGTCCTCTTCTATCTTCACGGCGACTTCCCGTATGCCCAGCACCTCGTCTCCATGGTCGAGGAAGGCGGCGCGCATGGCGTGGACCGCTGGATCGTCTTCCCCTTCGTCAGCCACATGGCCCTGGATGCCAGCGGCTTCCTGACCCATGAGGTCCGCGAAGGCGGCATGCAGCTCACCCAGGTGCCCTACGCGCTGGAGAACCGCCGCCTCATGAAGGAGATCTACGATCTCTTTCCAGAATACGCCCCCCGCATGCTGCCCTTCATCATGGTGGACCCCATGCGCAACCCCGCCGCCCAGGCCGAGGAACTCCGCCGCCTGCGCCAGGAATACGCCTTTTACGGCATCAAGATGCAGACCACCATCCTGCAATCCGACATCAAGCACCTGCGCGACCGGGGCAAGGTCTTCCTCGAGCTCGCGGAGGAATGGGACCTGCCCCTGCTCATCCATTCCAGCGTCGCCAAAAGCGACCTCTGGGCCCAGGCCAGCGACATCCTGGACATCGCCGAAGAGAACCCGCAAATCCGTTTCTGCCTGGCCCACTCCTGCCGCTTTGACAAAGAGTGCCTGGATCGTGTCAATGCTCTGCCTAACACCTGGTTCGACAATTCCGCCCACTGCATCCATTGCGAAGGCGCGGTCAAAGACATGCCCTTCATCGCCCCCCGCGACCGCCGCTTCGACAGCGACTACAGCGACCCCGCCCGCGTCATCGCCGACCTCGCCGCCGCCTACCCCACCAAGTTCATGTGGGGCAGCGACTCTCCCTTTTACAGCTATGCGGCGGAGATTGACCAGGAGATCGTCCGCCTCATCTGCACCTATGAAAAGGAGCTGACCGCGCTGAAAAAGAATCCGCCCGATGTCGTCCAAAGGATTGCCGAAACCAACACCCGCGCCTATTTGAAGCTGAAAGATGAAAGCATTCTCGCTTGATGGCCACCGCGCCCTCGTCACCGGCTCCTCCCAGGGCATCGGCCTCGCCATCGGTCTCGGCCTTCAGGAGGCTGGAGCCACCGTCGTCCACCACGGCCTGCAGGAGCGCCCCGCAGACCTCTCCCCCGCCGCCGGTTATGTCCAGGCCGACCTCCTCGATCCCGAAGGCCCCCAGCTCCTCATGGATGCCGCCGGGGACGTGGACATCCTCGTTTGCAATGCCGGCAGCTTCTTTGACCTGCCTGTTCTCGAAATGACCCGCCAGCTCTGGGACCGCACCTTTCAGCTCAATGTCACCGCCACCTTCTTCCTCGCCCAGGCCTTCGCCCGTCAGTGCGCCGCACGCGGGGTGCCTGGCAGCATCGTCATCACCTCCTCCACCAATGGCTTCCAGGCCGAGGCGGATTCCTGCGCTTACGATTCCAGCAAAGGCGCCCTGGTCATGCTCACCCGCAGCCTCGCCGTCTCCCTCGCCCCCCTCGGCATCCGGGTCAATGGCATCGCCCCCGGCCTCATCCGCACCCCCCTCACCTCCACCTGGATGGAGCCCCGCGCCCAGGACCTCCTCCGCCATTACGAGAAAAAGATCCTCCTGGGCGAAGTCGGCACCCCCGAAGACTGCGCCGGCGCCGTCATCTACCTCACCTCCCCCGCCGGCCGCTACCTCACCGGCGAAATCATCACCATCGATGGCGGCCTCACGGTCAGCCAGATCGGCAAGATGTGAGCAGGGGCTCCCCCTCGTCCTCACCCCGCTTGCTGAACCATTCGTCATTCTGCATTCAATGTTGTTAAGATAAGGAAACGCGATACAAAAGCCTTGAAACGGAAGAAGACTGGGCGAAGCAGGGGGACGGCAGGAAGCCTTGATTCTACGGGATTCTGAGCCTCTATAATTACCAGGGACCTCAAAATACTGCATTTACCAGAGGTCGCTGGCTCAATGCCTTCGCAAGCACATCACTATGCCTGCGTTTTGTCACTCCCATCGCGGGCGGGCTGAGGACATCACACGCCATCGCGGGCTGAGTTTCGTCATGCTTGTGGTGCTCCAACTGCGCCTCATGCTCAGCAGTCTGCAACGCAATCTGGAGGAACTGCTGGAAGCCATCGACGGTCCTGCAGAAGCCATGGTCACCGCCTCGGCCCTGAGCCAGGCGCGGGCCAAGCTGCGGCATACGGCCTTCATCGAACTCAACGAGCTTTGCGTGCGTGAGTTCTATGGAGAGCGGTTACAAGCTGCTGAAGTGCCGCGCGCAGCAAATCAACCGCACGCACGCACTGGCGGCGGTGTTTCGTCATCTGCACGGGTTGTTGGGGCGGGGGCTGGAACAC carries:
- a CDS encoding SDR family oxidoreductase, producing the protein MKAFSLDGHRALVTGSSQGIGLAIGLGLQEAGATVVHHGLQERPADLSPAAGYVQADLLDPEGPQLLMDAAGDVDILVCNAGSFFDLPVLEMTRQLWDRTFQLNVTATFFLAQAFARQCAARGVPGSIVITSSTNGFQAEADSCAYDSSKGALVMLTRSLAVSLAPLGIRVNGIAPGLIRTPLTSTWMEPRAQDLLRHYEKKILLGEVGTPEDCAGAVIYLTSPAGRYLTGEIITIDGGLTVSQIGKM
- a CDS encoding amidohydrolase family protein — translated: MIIDCHNHVGVDVLFYLHGDFPYAQHLVSMVEEGGAHGVDRWIVFPFVSHMALDASGFLTHEVREGGMQLTQVPYALENRRLMKEIYDLFPEYAPRMLPFIMVDPMRNPAAQAEELRRLRQEYAFYGIKMQTTILQSDIKHLRDRGKVFLELAEEWDLPLLIHSSVAKSDLWAQASDILDIAEENPQIRFCLAHSCRFDKECLDRVNALPNTWFDNSAHCIHCEGAVKDMPFIAPRDRRFDSDYSDPARVIADLAAAYPTKFMWGSDSPFYSYAAEIDQEIVRLICTYEKELTALKKNPPDVVQRIAETNTRAYLKLKDESILA
- the bamD gene encoding outer membrane protein assembly factor BamD, with translation MSSGALTAFILRSPVFAGLLCFFVCAGPCPGREDDQARVLYARAQKLLSEGDPDEALDRYLTLLKKHPRTEWSALSLWDMYRIYIHQDSPEPAFEVLNRLIVEQPGHFEKAHAAQLQLVQRILGSGKEARTNLESVKKKKPLPPEIVVEMLKTVIKNGPHSEVGIQAHYYLAIAREQAGEKTEAIAAHEDFAETYSSHELADDAGYQSAYIAYKSWKSMRSTGPHQRENAAVALAWFIARFPESDKAAQARSCLAEVRAAELSELLGLARYYEARSNPKAALIYYQQIASRFPEVIQTDEVLRDKILSLKGAEEVVGPVR
- a CDS encoding tetratricopeptide repeat protein, with translation MRVFIWICLALFTTQLAAQEPAAKAPLPSAVLDPISPSAPTAPTAPGEPALPSEAGFPVDVNNYENPLLLFQGEKRDLPLADEDNLELLPPISPYLPGEPVPEVAPARPLTAEEEQLRALGSKVASSVVGIRVWDEFGTQLSSGIGFFVSPDGVILTDTGLLHPEIAAKVDYITTIGAAGTSHRIIGFYQADLTSGVTLLQSESEATVPLEMMPGTDFSQERPCHVLAVSEKRGLVLADATVQMDAALTGQGWLNLRGTDSPGGVGSPVLSADGRVMAIVGMKVPLKSWMNFALPCDAAALAIRQQRVALQPLKNLPQKPRISEVVADPEFIAAFNTLQQKRVEAAMRQLVQLTRKYPRSAECWALLGLSATYLGAAPEALNCQRKAVALDPKAGLYWHQLAFAKLREAKDGLPTSSEDLEALQLAVDQRPNDQLAWLLLASRHVRDGDLGKADDALRRVTLLAPDYAQAHYLQAYVRGRLRDYDAAQAAISQSLKLNAGYSEAWYYQGLLLDKRNEPAEAAKAYRNTVRLRPDHPHAWMNLAHAYKKAGRNSEAREAFMEHQKRK